Proteins encoded within one genomic window of Oryza brachyantha chromosome 7, ObraRS2, whole genome shotgun sequence:
- the LOC102714662 gene encoding G-type lectin S-receptor-like serine/threonine-protein kinase At2g19130, translating into MAPSFPFLLLLLLFSQILLLCTAVDTINSTTPLSGTQKIVSNGGRFALGFYTPPLGNTTASTGNYYIAIWYNDIPLQTTVWTANSDAPVSDPTAAALAIGGDGNLVLLDRSKNDTRLWSTNVSVASRATAAVLTDGGSLDLVDAADPSTTYWRSIDHPTNTWLPGGKLGLNKTTGVSQRLVPWRNSANPSPGLFSLELDPNGTTQYFIQWNGSITYWTSGPWNGDIFSLVPEMTSGYNYNFQFVNNATESYFVYSMKDASVISRFTIDVSGQIKQWTWVPASRNWILFWSQPRTQCEVYALCGAYGSCSLSALPFCSCIRGFSQRVQGDWDLQDFTGGCRRNTPLQCQTNSTSAQATQPDKFYAMASVRLPDNAQSAAAATTSQACQVACLSNCSCNAYTYNGSGCFVWHGDLINLQEQYSGNGEGTLFLRLAASELTDSKKSKKVIIGAVVGGVAAAALIILAAVLFVLFQKRRRDRSLRISKTAGGPLIAFRYSDLQHVTGNFSEKLGGGAFGTVFRGKLPDSTAIAVKRLDGVHQQGEKQFRAEVSTIGTIQHVNLVRLLGFCSEGSRRLLVYELMPRGSLEQQLFHGETAPLSWAARYQIALGTARGLNYLHEECRDCIIHCDVKPDNILLDDSFVPKVSDFGLAKLLGRDFSRVLTTMRGTRGYLAPEWISGVPITAKADVFSYGMMLFELISGRRNADHGQEGELSFFPTLAANKLHGGDVQTLLDPRLNGDASPDELTRAFKVACWCIQDDESARPTMGQVVQILEGFLDVNMPPVPRSLKVHDESPAAIVFFSDVSSSQASQMQNSAASSRTKSSTSDGSQFQCS; encoded by the coding sequence ATGGCTCCttccttccccttcctcctcctcctcctcctcttcagCCAAATCCTTCTTCTCTGCACGGCGGTGGACACCATCAACTCCACCACGCCCTTGTCGGGGACGCAGAAGATCGTCTCCAATGGCGGCAGGTTCGCCCTGGGGTTCTACACCCCGCCACTAGGTAACACCACGGCTTCCACCGGCAATTACTACATAGCCATATGGTACAACGACATACCGCTGCAGACGACGGTGTGGACAGCCAACAGCGATGCGCCGGTGTCCGacccgaccgccgccgcgctggccatcggcggcgacggcaacctCGTCCTCCTCGACCGGTCCAAGAACGACACGCGGCTGTGGTCGACCAACGTGAGCGTCGCctcccgcgccaccgccgccgtcctcaccgacggcggcagcctcgacctcgtcgacgccgccgacccGTCGACGACCTACTGGCGGAGCATCGACCACCCGACGAACACCTGGCTCCCCGGCGGCAAGCTGGGCCTGAACAAGACCACCGGCGTGAGCCAGCGGCTCGTCCCGTGGAGGAACAGCGCGAACCCGTCCCCGGGGCTCTTCTCCCTCGAGCTGGACCCCAACGGCACGACGCAGTACTTCATCCAGTGGAACGGCTCCATCACCTACTGGACCAGCGGGCCATGGAACGGCGACATCTTCAGCCTCGTCCCGGAGATGACCTCCGGCTACAACTACAACTTCCAGTTCGTCAACAACGCCACGGAGAGCTACTTCGTGTACTCCATGAAGGACGCGTCGGTCATCTCGCGGTTCACCATCGACGTGAGCGGGCAGATCAAGCAGTGGACGTGGGTGCCGGCGTCGCGGAACTGGATCCTGTTCTGGTCGCAGCCGCGGACGCAGTGCGAGGTGTACGCGCTGTGCGGCGCGTACGGGAGCTGCAGCCTCAGCGCCCTGCCGTTCTGCAGCTGCATCAGGGGGTTCAGCCAGAGGGTCCAGGGCGACTGGGATCTCCAGGATTTCACCGGCGGGTGCAGGAGGAACACGCCGCTGCAGTGCCAGACCAACTCGACCTCAGCACAGGCCACCCAGCCGGACAAGTTCTACGCCATGGCAAGCGTGAGGCTGCCTGATAACGCTCAGAGCGCAGCAGCGGCCACCACTTCTCAGGCGTGTCAGGTCGCTTGCCTGAGCAACTGCTCCTGCAACGCCTACACCTACAACGGCAGTGGCTGCTTCGTCTGGCACGGGGACCTGATCAACCTCCAAGAACAGTACAGCGGCAATGGAGAAGGCACGCTCTTCCTCAGGCTCGCAGCCTCTGAGCTGACAGACTCTAAAAAGAGCAAGAAAGTGATCATCGGTGCAGTGGTGGGTGGAGTCGCTGCTGCAGCTCTGATCATCCTCGCAGCCGTGCTGTTCGTCCTGTTCCAGAAACGCCGCCGCGACAGGAGCCTCCGCATATCCAAGACCGCCGGGGGCCCGCTGATCGCCTTCCGGTACAGCGACCTGCAGCACGTCACCGGCAACTTCTCGGAGAAGCTGGGAGGGGGCGCCTTCGGCACGGTGTTCAGAGGGAAGCTCCCGGACTCGACCGCCATCGCCGTGAAGAGGCTCGACGGGGTCCACCAGCAGGGGGAGAAGCAGTTCCGCGCCGAGGTGAGCACCATCGGCACCATCCAGCACGTCAACCTGGTGCGCCTGCTCGGCTTCTGCTCCGAAGGATCGAGGAGGCTGCTCGTGTACGAGCTCATGCCGAGGGGCTCCCTGGAGCAGCAGCTGTTCCACGGCGAGACGGCACCGCTGAGCTGGGCAGCAAGGTACCAGATCGCGCTCGGGACGGCCAGGGGCCTGAACTACCTGCACGAGGAGTGCAGGGACTGCATCATACACTGCGACGTCAAGCCAGACAACATCCTCCTGGACGACTCGTTCGTGCCCAAGGTGTCAGACTTCGGCCTCGCAAAGCTCCTGGGACGTGATTTCAGCCGCGTCCTGACGACGATGCGAGGGACGAGGGGCTACCTTGCGCCCGAGTGGATCAGCGGCGTCCCGATCACGGCGAAGGCGGACGTCTTCAGCTACGGGATGATGCTCTTCGAGCTCATCTCAGGCAGGAGGAACGCTGACCATGGGCAGGAGGGCGAGCTCTCGTTCTTCCCGACCCTGGCTGCAAACAAGCTCCATGGAGGAGACGTGCAGACCTTGTTGGACCCCAGGTTGAATGGAGATGCCAGCCCTGACGAGCTCACGAGGGCCTTCAAGGTCGCCTGCTGGTGCATTCAAGATGACGAGAGTGCCAGGCCTACGATGGGTCAGGTTGTCCAGATACTGGAGGGGTTCCTTGATGTTAACATGCCTCCTGTTCCAAGGTCACTGAAGGTCCATGATGAAAGCCCTGCTGCCATAGTTTTTTTCTCGGATGTTTCGTCAAGCCAGGCTTCGCAGATGCAGAACAGCGCAGCTTCTTCCCGCACAAAGAGTTCTACTTCAGATGGTTCACAGTTTCAATGCTCctaa
- the LOC102714937 gene encoding cell number regulator 2 has protein sequence MAAAAREEEEEEVASTAAREREWEGEGEAMAVLDFDMLCASVAMAAERRKDSAAAAAAVAATVEGGGGGGGVQRMWEGDVVLDCLEDRRIALEAACCPCYRFGKNMRRANLGSCFLQAMVYFISLVAILVSLIAFSVTRHNIYLYMGLSSVLLIAIYTGYFRRRIRKQFNIRGTDSSLDDCVLHLICPCCTLCQEARTLEINNVQCGVWHGRGDTICLGSNGEGNKAFAALHKSSFVPIKSPELCGMDRTSSGANEHEPLVPSAQPEQ, from the exons atggctgcggcggcgcgggaggaggaggaggaggaggtggcgtcgacggcggcgcgggagcgggagtgggagggggagggggaggcgatGGCGGTGCTGGACTTCGACATGCTGTGCGCctcggtggcgatggcggcggagaggaggaaggattcggccgcggcggcggcggcggtggcggcgacggtggagggagggggagggggaggtggggtgCAGAGGATGTGGGAAGGGGACGTGGTGCTGGATTGCTTGGAGGACAGGCGAATCGCGCTCGAGGCCGCGTG CTGCCCATGCTACAGGTTCGGCAAGAACATGCGGAGAGCCAATCTTGGATCTTGCTTCCTTCAG gCCATGGTTTACTTCATTTCGTTAGTGGCTATTCTGGTTAGCCTAATTGCCTTTTCTGTCACAAggcataatatatatttatatatgggaCTTAGCTCTGTTctcttgatagcaatctataCTGGTTACTTCCGAAGAAGAATCAGGAAGCAGTTCAATATCAGG GGAACTGATAGCAGTCTAGATGACTGTGTCCTCCATCTCATCTGTCCTTGCTGTACACTGTGCCAG GAGGCTCGAACTTTGGAGATAAATAATGTCCAGTGTGGTGTCTGGCATGGGCGGGGTGATACCATTTGTTTAGGAAGCAACGGTGAAGGAAACAAGGCTTTCGCTGCTCTACACAAGTCCTCTTTTGTGCCTATAAAATCTCCAGAGTTGTGTGGCATGGACAGAACATCAAGTGGTGCTAATGAACATGAACCACTTGTTCCATCAGCTCAACCAGAACAGTAG